The following are encoded together in the Leguminivora glycinivorella isolate SPB_JAAS2020 chromosome 18, LegGlyc_1.1, whole genome shotgun sequence genome:
- the LOC125235998 gene encoding MIT domain-containing protein 1-like: MSTPSTFNAAKKILIRGVELDTKKRYTEALICYQEGLQILVDKMKEEVDDKERAYLRDKVEEYMKRAETIKKLVLQQKEAGKFHEQLRIEDNSTGHSYKSLFGRFLDDDVEFVVVEDPYIRAFHQCQNFLRLCELLVRSCSNLRHIQLLTSQDPRSEQSKREQAGWLQSLTEDLLKYKIRFTVQYSETLHDRQITLSSGWIIKIGRGLDFFKPPDNKFCLGVYDMDLRKCHETTVDIVHTKNVKQSFG; the protein is encoded by the exons aTGAGTACACCTAGTACATTTAATGCTGCCAAAAAGATTTTAATTCGGGGAGTAGAATTGGATACCAAGAAACGATATACAGAGGCTCTAATATGCTATCAAGAGGGCTTGCAAATTTTAGTGGACAAAATGAAAG AGGAGGTGGATGACAAAGAGAGAGCATACCTCAGAGACAAGGTAGAGGAGTACATGAAGCGAGCAGAGACTATAAAAAAGCTAGTGCTACAGCAGAAAGAAGCCGGCAAGTTTCATGAGCAGCTGCGGATAGAAGACAACTCCACCGGACATAGTTATAAGTCCTTGTTCGGGAGGTTTTTGGATGATGATGTGGAGTTTGTTGTAGTTGAAGACCCTTATATTAGGGCTTTTCATCAG TGTCAGAACTTCCTCCGCCTCTGCGAGCTGCTAGTACGCTCCTGCAGCAACCTGAGGCACATCCAGCTGCTGACGTCACAGGACCCACGGTCCGAGCAGTCTAAGCGAGAGCAGGCCGGCTGGCTGCAGAGCCTTACGGAAGATCTGCTCAAGTACAAGATTAGGTTCACAGTACAGTATTCTGAGACGCTGCATGATAGACAAATTAC aTTAAGTTCAGGCTGGATAATCAAAATTGGGCGAGGGCTAGACTTCTTCAAACCGCCAGACAACAAGTTCTGTCTCGGCGTGTATGATATGGACCTGCGGAAATGCCATGAGACCACGGTAGACATAGTGCATACCAAAAATGTGAAGCAGTCTTTTGGGTGA
- the LOC125235843 gene encoding LOW QUALITY PROTEIN: uncharacterized protein LOC125235843 (The sequence of the model RefSeq protein was modified relative to this genomic sequence to represent the inferred CDS: inserted 1 base in 1 codon; deleted 2 bases in 1 codon), with protein sequence MLRNRMSNFQRTRSKVWWGDSPPNIGSPVAQPADWNHNRAQDDWEPQLPHWIANQPEQERNVSVENIAQPNAVQNQWPLRHGSPGSHKSQDSGFSDSDSSPPPSQYYPSPEDSKNKSGSSSDSNNNENITVKQAIDFQNTPSRDVVDAKVLDVSGMKTPVPKPRNRSSSLIQTPYDLQKYYEIHNDEEHMELLKDKEHEEKYPSPKNINNEDSQADKTSKNITPKNAKASGGKEITNVNVSNKENNPNNSAILRDTKDVPVKNINMISPSKKYPVKKSFISSAESDSSKVIKVAKVKDLETSKNKSDESLEYIKLADNNEIAVNNQPRNRTPISNISYTPTERSTATKPEYKRSMSNEDNVPITTTPKFQRNRLNKSLNFEAQRLDQQILDIQDGYHSLGYIDEEPAKEDKDEIHKPANALLGKNIMDSLHLKPTKKPGPKAKQRMATKSERNRDIFRIFPGKKEKPGVVETHAGGILNGSRVPSLGLPRTQEQNSWVIVGYPEQEMLLPNYNERLVGTDSDINLRSKDSADDDNHFRISRISPPPQFQDKLKIPYDTDSKTDRNLTHDTKREKLKDDEPNFSEVQCNLACTSTPKMIAPHEYMKGVPKSSTKNPRRVNLLENFNSGLVLNNQNEILYRERSIDQTALERLCERKPEPVQYWLCDLVGSCENECMTTLQSKPLGAEMKALVSASSATITGNIKKVQTHGQIIVHQYSDVIRQLEANTPNEEQICLLVANINEFVLAHSITLNTKPPGETPERWDKIKKSLQLYLQKLIDIGEDVKVELNESTIECSVVLKHLEALSGIFLETTKAVLVQQMKTLVSIIEEPPSDMILKSTLTSIGHLAMLNDRSESTLHEKCSKIMKSITELPFVECGVPRALLTAIIESNKSSIKALSLRALATVCVNGDAVKQFEEGGGIEXLSDILSDKNNPEPQMREAITVLTQITAPWLRGHYDLTQLHVYLDTIVENITGILSRTECCQLLLLCTACLVNLVRELELEQQGNKQSDIVAVITKHRTTERLLDAVKRRGPNISVFLQEQTASYLASLSRVPRCVLALSCSWATCAALVCFARAAPAHAPRAAEMRAQARLHAHAAEAISRLSVVPDVAHQIVQLEGVPHLTRLVRLQRTRPHLDVDPDQTLIYCLKALRTIYKHHPHAFADMQTEVDEMIKPHLMESLMLFSAKQESYV encoded by the exons ATGTTACGAAACCG GATGTCCAACTTCCAACGAACGCGGAGTAAAGTGTGGTGGGGAGATTCGCCGCCGAACATCGGCAGCCCGGTGGCGCAGCCAGCGGACTGGAACCACAACCGAGCCCAGGACGACTGGGAGCCACAGCTGCCGCACTGGATCGCCAACCAGCCCGAACAAGAGAGGAACGTCAGCGTCGAAAACATTGCTCAGCCCAATGCAGTTCAGAACCAGTGGCCTCTGCGCCACGGCAGCCCCGGCAGTCACAAGAGCCAAGACTCGGGGTTCTCGGACTCCGACAGCTCTCCACCGCCTTCACAATACTACCCCTCCCCCGAAGACTCTAAAAACAAATCTGGAAGCAGCAGCGATTCCAATAACAATGAAAATATCACTGTCAAACAAGCCATCGATTTTCAAAACACTCCCAGTCGAGACGTTGTTGATGCAAAAGTCTTAGATGTTAGTGGGATGAAAACGCCGGTACCCAAGCCGAGAAACCGAAGCAGCAGTCTCATACAGACTCCTTACGACTTGCAGAAATATTATGAAATACACAACGATGAAGAACATATGGAACTCCTAAAAGATAAAGAACATGAAGAGAAATATCCTAGCCCAAAGAATATTAACAATGAAGATTCGCAAGCAGATAAAACGTCTAAAAATATTACTCCTAAGAATGCCAAAGCTAGCGGTGGTAAAGAAATTACAAATGTTAATGTAagcaataaagaaaataaccCAAATAACAGTGCAATACTCAGAGATACCAAAGATGTACcggtaaaaaatataaatatgattAGTCCGTCTAAGAAATATCCAGTAAAAAAGTCATTTATATCAAGTGCAGAGAGTGACAGTTCAAAAGTCATCAAAGTGGCTAAAGTTAAAGATTtagaaacaagtaaaaataaatcTGATGAAAGTTTAGAATACATAAAATTAGCCGACAATAATGAGATCGCAGTTAATAACCAGCCAAGGAACAGAACTCCAATTTCCAACATATCTTACACACCAACAGAGAGAAGTACAGCAACAAAACCTGAATACAAACGTAGCATGTCCAATGAGGATAATGTTCCAATTACAACAACACCAAAATTCCAAAGAAATAGGTTAAACAAATCACTTAACTTTGAAGCACAAAGATTGGACCAGCAGATACTTGATATTCAAGACGGCTATCATTCTTTAGGATACATTGACGAGGAACCAGCTAAAGAAGACAAAgatgaaatccataaacctGCCAATGCTTTGTTGGGCAAAAACATCATGGACAGTCTTCATCTTAAACCAACAAAAAAACCTGGCCCTAAAGCTAAACAACGAATGGCAACAAAAAGTGAAAGAAACAGAGATATATTCAGGATATTCCCAGGGAAAAAAGAGAAGCCAGGCGTCGTTGAAACTCATGCGGGTGGTATCTTAAATGGAAGCAGAGTACCCTCTCTCGGTCTGCCGAGGACACAGGAACAAAACTCGTGGGTCATTGTCGGTTACCCGGAACAAGAAATGTTACTTCCCAATTACAATGAAAGGTTAGTGGGTACCGATAGCGACATCAACTTAAGGAGTAAAGACTCGGCAGACGACGATAATCACTTCAGGATAAGTCGGATATCACCCCCACCACAGTTCCAAGATAAACTAAAAATCCCATATGACACAGATTCTAAGACTGACAGGAATTTAACACACGACACGAAACGGGAGAAGTTAAAAGACGATGAGCCAAATTTCTCAGAAGTCCAGTGTAATCTAGCTTGTACGTCTACTCCAAAAATGATAGCTCCCCATGAATACATGAAAGGGGTGCCA AAGAGTTCCACTAAGAATCCTCGTAGAGTGAATCTGTTAGAAAATTTTAATAGCGG CTTAGTATTAAACAATCAAAATGAAATTCTATACCGAGAGAGAAGCATAGACCAGACAGCGTTGGAGCGGCTATGTGAAAGGAAGCCAGAGCCGGTCCAATACTGGCTGTGCGACCTGGTCGGGTCGTGTGAGAACGAGTGCATGACGACGCTGCAGAGCAAGCCGCTAGGCGCGGAGATGAAGGCCCTGGTGTCCGCTAGCTCTGCCACTATCACAGGGAATATTAAGAAAGTGCAGACTCATGGACAGATTATTGTGCATCAGTACAGTGATGTCATCCG GCAATTAGAAGCCAACACTCCAAATGAAGAGCAGATCTGCCTCCTAGTAGCAAACATCAACGAGTTCGTCCTAGCACACAGCATAACCCTGAACACGAAGCCTCCAGGCGAAACACCAGAACGATGGgacaaaatcaaaaaatccCTACAACTATACTTGCAGAAACTCATCGATATAGGGGAAGACGTGAAGGTGGAACTGAATGAGAGCACAATAGAATGCAGTGTGGTGCTGAAGCATTTGGAAGCGCTGAGTGGGATTTTCTTGGAAACTACCAAAGCGGTTTTGGTACAGCAAATGAAG ACTCTAGTCTCAATCATCGAAGAGCCACCATCTGACATGATCCTAAAGAGCACTCTCACATCCATCGGCCACCTGGCCATGCTGAACGACCGTTCCGAGAGCACTCTCCACGAGAAATGCTCCAAAATCATGAAGAGCATCACAGAGCTACCGTTCGTAGAGTGCGGGGTGCCTAGAGCTTTGCTGACGGCCATCATTGAGAGCAATAAGAGCTCTATTAAGGCACTGTCGTTGAGAGCGCTGGCTACTGTATGTGTCAATGGGGACGCGGTCAAGCAGTTTGAAGAG GGTGGTGGCATCG ATCTATCAGACATCCTTTCGGACAAGAACAACCCTGAGCCTCAGATGCGTGAAGCCATCACGGTTCTCACGCAGATCACCGCGCCCTGGCTTCGGGGCCACTACGATCTAACCCAGCTTCATGTATATTTGGATACCATTGTTGAGAATATCACAG GCATCCTGTCCCGCACGGAATGCTGCCAGCTTCTCCTGCTCTGCACGGCGTGCCTCGTCAACCTGGTGCGAGAGCTGGAACTGGAGCAGCAAGGAAACAAGCAGTCAGACATCGTGGCAGTCATCACCAAACATCGCACTACAGAGCGACTGCTCGACGCTGTGAAAAGGCGGGGGCCTAACATCTCGGTGTTCCTACAG GAGCAAACCGCCTCATATCTAGCATCCCTCTCCCGCGTGCCGCGCTGCGTGCTAGCGCTATCCTGCTCTTGGGCGACGTGCGCAGCGCTCGTGTGCTTCGcacgcgccgcgcccgcgcacgCCCCTCGCGCCGCCGAAATGCGCGCGCAGGCGAGGCTGCACGCGCACGCTGCTGAGGCTATCTCTAG ACTATCAGTAGTCCCAGACGTCGCGCACCAGATAGTGCAACTCGAAGGCGTCCCGCACCTAACCCGACTGGTCAGGCTGCAGCGGACCCGCCCGCATCTCGACGTCGACCCAGACCAAACTCTCATCTACTGCCTCAAGGCACTACGGACAATATATAAACACCATCCACACGCCTTTGCGGATATGCAGACCGAGGTTGATGAGATGATTAAACCACATTTGATGGAGTCTCTCATGCTTTTCTCGGCTAAGCAAGAGAGCTACGTTTAG